One Nicotiana tomentosiformis chromosome 4, ASM39032v3, whole genome shotgun sequence genomic window carries:
- the LOC104093599 gene encoding uncharacterized protein isoform X3, with amino-acid sequence MDNGILQVTLLVPDGIVTGIKYNGVDNLLEILNDDETNRGYWDVVWSSAGTKGTTGIFERLICTTYKVILERDDQIELSFSRAWDVSLQDKLIPLKIDKRFIMLKGSSGFYSYAIYEHLEGWPGFNLDETRIAFKLRKDKFHYMAMADNRQRYMPLPDDRLPDRGQPLAYPEAVLLVNPVEPEFKGEVDDKYQYSCEDKDLKVHGWICMDPPLGFWIIIPSDEFRSGGPLKQNLTSHVGPTALSVFLSAHYAGEDLVPKFGDGEPWKKVFGPVFIYLNYVNEGEDPLTLWEDAKEQMLIEVESWPYSFPASEDFPSSSQRGNISGRLLVQDRYFKDYKISASGAYVGLAPPGEAGSWQRECKDYQFWTKADEEGYYVISDIRAGDYNLYAFVPGFIGDYKSDIKVTITSGCSIEIDDLVFEPPRNGPTLWEIGIPDRSAREFYIPDPDPKYINKLFVNHPDKFRQYGLWERYTGLYPNGDIVFTVGESDYKKDWFFAQVTRKRDEKTYIGTTWQIKFKLDSVKQKEIYTLRVALASAAQAELQVRVNDSSTNTPLFSSGVIGKDNAIARHGIHGLHWLFNVNLQGNILVEGENTIYLTQANSTSPFQGIMYDYIRLEGPPYHD; translated from the exons ATGGATAATGGTATTCTCCAAGTGACATTGTTAGTACCAGATGGCATTGTAACCGGAATCAAATACAATGGCGTTGACAATTTGCTTGAGATTCTAAATGATGATGAAACAAACAGAGG ATACTGGGATGTTGTCTGGAGTTCAGCTGGGACTAAAGGAACTACAGGAATATTTGAAAG GCTCATATGCACAACCTATAAGGTCATATTGGAAAGAGATGATCAAATAGAGCTTTCCTTCTCAAGGGCATGGGATGTGTCACTTCAGGACAAGCTTATTCCCCTGAAAATAGACAAAAG GTTTATAATGCTTAAAGGTTCCTCGGGTTTCTATTCTTATGCAATTTATGAACATTTAGAGGGATGGCCTGGTTTCAACCTTGATGAGACTAGGATCGCATTCAAGCTCAGAAAAGACAA GTTTCATTACATGGCAATGGCAGATAACAGGCAGAGATACATGCCCTTACCTGATGACAGGTTACCAGATAGAGGACAACCACTTGCTTATCCTGAAGCAGTCCTGCTTGTCAATCCCGTGGAGCCTGAGTTCAAAGGCGAG GTCGATGACAAGTATCAATACTCATGTGAGGACAAAGATCTCAAAGTTCATGGATGGATTTGTATGGATCCACCACTGGGGTTCTGGATAATTATTCCTAGTGACGAATTTCGATCTGGGGGACCCCTTAAACAAAACCTCACTTCTCATGTTGGTCCAACTGCTCTTTCT GTGTTTCTCAGTGCCCACTATGCAGGAGAGGATTTGGTTCCAAAGTTTGGAGACGGGGAGCCATGGAAGAAAGTCTTTGGACCAgtttttatatatcttaattatGTCAATGAAGGGGAGGATCCCCTTACTCTCTGGGAGGATGCCAAAGAACAG ATGCTGATAGAAGTTGAAAGCTGGCCTTACAGTTTTCCAGCAAGTGAGGATTTTCCATCATCATCTCAACGTGGTAATATTAGTGGAAGATTGTTAGTCCAAGACAG GTACTTCAAAGATTATAAGATATCTGCTTCTGGTGCATACGTTGGCTTGGCTCCACCAGGAGAAGCCGGTTCATGGCAAAGAGAATGCAAG GATTATCAATTCTGGACAAAAGCAGATGAGGAAGGCTATTATGTAATCAGTGATATACGAGCAGGCGACTATAACTTGTATGCATTTGTCCCTGGATTCATTGGAGATTACAAAAGTGACATTAAAGTCACAATTACCTCGG GTTGCAGCATTGAGATAGATGATCTTGTCTTTGAACCCCCAAGAAATGGACCTACACTTTGGGAAATTGGCATTCCTGATCGTTCTGCTCGAGAGTTTTATATTCCTGATCCTGATCCAAAATATATCAACAAACTCTTTGTTAATCATCCTGATAA GTTTAGACAGTACGGGCTATGGGAGAGATACACTGGCTTGTATCCAAATGGTGATATAGTTTTTACAGTTGGAGAGAGTGACTATAAAAAAGATTGGTTCTTTGCTCAAGTCACTAG GAAAAGGGATGAAAAGACATATATAGGAACAACATGGCAAATAAAGTTCAAACTTGACAGTGTTAAACAAAAGGAAATCTATACACTAAGAGTGGCACTTGCATCTGCAGCTCAAGCTGAATTACAG GTTCGCGTTAATGATTCAAGCACGAATACTCCTCTATTCTCAAGTGGAGTGATAGGGAAGGATAACGCGATAGCAAGGCATGGAATTCATGGTCTCCATTGGCTGTTCAATGTGAATTTGCAGGGTAATATACTTGTTGAAGGGGAAAATACCATATATTTGACCCAAGCAAATTCAACTAGTCCTTTTCAAGGGATCATGTATGATTATATCCGTTTAGAAGGACCTCCTTACCATGACTAA